Proteins co-encoded in one Erinaceus europaeus chromosome 2, mEriEur2.1, whole genome shotgun sequence genomic window:
- the GPR32 gene encoding probable G-protein coupled receptor 32 encodes MVLGLPANGLVLWMTAFRMARTVTTVWFFSLALADFAILLTLPNATDILIRTRWPRSALSCKLYPAFLVSAFFISISLLVLISLDRCVSVLWPVWARNHRTVRRACWLVLGVWLLALVTGTPHLIFWKMGTHKGCPYCYFSPWVPSTKEKHIAVNLVHVLASFLLPLAVISACALLICAKLRREGWVQARRPKRLLLVLVATFFTFWFPFQVTFLLHPLYQDEPRMPLYLWATISLGCFNSCLNPFLYVFIGRDFQDKFFGSLPTVLARAFGNEGFLNPPGPQESPPGDQSNLPEGTRNTSA; translated from the coding sequence ATGGTGCTGGGCCTGCCGGCCAACGGCCTGGTGCTCTGGATGACCGCCTTCCGCATGGCGCGCACCGTCACCACCGTCTGGTTCTTCAGCCTGGCCCTGGCCGACTTCGCCATCCTGCTGACCCTGCCCAACGCCACGGACATCCTGATCCGCACACGCTGGCCGCGCAGCGCCCTGTCCTGCAAGCTCTACCCGGCCTTCCTGGTCTCCGCCTTCTTCATCAGCATTTCGCTGCTGGTGCTCATCTCCCTGGACCGCTGTGTGTCAGTCCTGTGGCCTGTGTGGGCCCGCAACCACCGCACGGTGCGCCGGGCCTGCTGGCTGGTGCTGGGGGTGTGGCTGCTGGCCTTGGTCACCGGCACGCCTCACCTGATCTTCTGGAAAATGGGGACGCACAAGGGCTGCCCTTACTGCTACTTCAGCCCTTGGGTCCCCAGCACCAAGGAGAAGCACATAGCCGTGAACCTCGTCCACGTCCTGGCCAGCTTCCTGCTGCCGCTGGCTGTCATCTCGGCCTGCGCCCTCCTCATCTGCGCCAAGCTCCGCCGAGAGGGTTGGGTCCAGGCCCGCCGGCCCAAGAGGCTGCTGCTGGTCTTGGTggccaccttcttcaccttctgGTTCCCGTTTCAGGTCAccttcctgctccaccccctgtaCCAGGATGAACCCCGGATGCCGCTCTACCTCTGGGCCACCATCTCCCTGGGCTGCTTCAACAGCTGCCTCAACCCCTTCCTCTATGTCTTCATTGGTAGGGATTTCCAGGACAAGTTCTTTGGCTCTTTGCCGACTGTCCTGGCCAGGGCGTTTGGCAACGAGGGCTTTCTCAACCCCCCCGGCCCCCAAGAGAGCCCCCCAGGCGATCAGAGCAACCTTCCTGAGGGGACCAGAAATACTTCTGCTTAG